A genomic segment from Nicotiana sylvestris chromosome 1, ASM39365v2, whole genome shotgun sequence encodes:
- the LOC104218226 gene encoding formin-like protein 11 has protein sequence MGHYHGSRILLHFLFIITFILVSFCCTHILFGDVSLNAAKYLTSIHGFKELHYLDKNGDGKESESGKISGEKQVFIVEKFRTLLGLRNFNSRNGDFAYFSTSPSPSPSPSIAPEAPAPAPRIHRHSHRHSHHNPFIPAGLRIKEKRRKNTSTRVLAAVLVSAGISTALCAIALFFGCKKFRKQRKKTTRSVSLFSSEAGSVCRSRYASSQNSVKKVSSDPGPDLFYLDSLEVALESSEPICLKQNSVTEKIYSSENIANSTLSDKAESEQEIRVSKPDDDNKCLSVGEIVCIYESADAAKCEIDDCNSSTDNKIVPEEAHSSDDELFHSLCNSRSSSTRLSNVSASSLIDTSEFMPQDESKVSHCSTSSSTHLPTPPPPPPPPPFSSFRSQSPCWSTASSVKMKAKVLSHAPLHIEASTGNSGSSSGSNQTPENDLSQSPLNPVGRIPPPPCPPPFAKGSSTNSSKGPPPPPCLPFQHLAVGKDGSPLPKLKPLHWDKVRAASDRKTVWDKLRPSSFEFDEEMIESLFGYNLHNSMKTDEGKSKTPSPSKHVLDPKRLQNISILSKALGVAVEQVCEALIKGNGLCLPQLEALAKMVPTKEEEDKLSSYKGDINELGSAEKFVMAMLKVPFAFLRIEAMLYRETFDDDVHLLKKSFSMLEEACKELRSSRLFLKLLEAVLKTGNRMNIGTIRGGARAFKLDALLKLSDVKGTDGKTTLLHFVVQEIIRSEGLKVSQSIMGKIDQKRKSKTIQDREEDYKRMGLDLVSGLGTELCNVKKTATMDLDVIASSVSNLSEGMNKIKALVTNDLPAVEKNGGNFVHSMTAFLNYAERKLRELQEDENRVLLRVREVTEYFHGNVSKEESNPLRIFVIVRDFLGMLDHVCKELRSSKTPNSPNPLAPFR, from the exons ATGGGACATTATCATGGTTCTAGGATTCTTTTACACTTTCTCTTCATTATCACTTTCATTCTTGTATCTTTTTGCTGTACACACATTTTGTTTGGTGATGTATCATTGAATGCTGCAAAGTACTTGACTAGTATTCATGGTTTTAAAGAGCTACATTATTTGGATAAAAATGGGGATGGGAAAGAAAGTGAAAGTGGGAAGATCTCTGGAGAAAAGCAAGTCTTTATTGTGGAAAAGTTCAGAACTTTACTTGGACTGAGGAACTTCAACTCAAGAAATGGTGATTTTGCATATTTTTCAacatcaccttcaccttctccatcACCTTCAATTGCACCTGAAGCTCCAGCTCCAGCCCCACGGATTCATCGGCATTCTCATCGACACTCTCATCACAATCCCTTTATCCCAGCTGGCCTTAGGATAaaggagaaaaggagaaaaaataccAGTACTAGAGTTTTAGCAGCTGTTCTTGTTTCTGCTGGGATTTCAACTGCATTGTGTGCAATTGCCCTTTTCTTTGGCTGCAAAAAGTTcagaaaacaaagaaagaaaacaacaagatCAGTGTCACTATTCAGCAGTGAAGCAGGAAGTGTATGTAGATCAAGGTATGCTAGTTCTCAGAATTCAGTTAAGAAGGTAAGTTCTGATCCAGGCCCTGACCTCTTTTACCTTGATTCACTAGAAGTTGCTCTAGAATCATCAGAACCAATTTGCTTAAAACAAAATTCTGTAACTGAAAAGATTTACTCAAGTGAAAATATAGCAAACAGTACACTGAGTGACAAAGCAGAATCAGAGCAGGAAATCAGAGTGTCAAAGCCTGATGATGATAATAAATGCTTAAGTGTTGGAGAAATTGTGTGTATATATGAGAGTGCTGATGCAGCGAAGTGTGAAATTGATGATTGTAACTCTTCCACTGATAACAAAATAGTTCCTGAGGAAGCTCATTCATCAGATGATGAATTATTTCATTCTTTGTGTAATTCGCGTTCATCTAGTACTAGACTATCCAATGTTTCAGCTAGTAGTCTTATTGATACCTCAGAATTTATGCCTCAAGATGAATCAAAAGTATCACATTGTTCTACATCCTCCTCAACACATTTGCCAACTCCACCCCCTCCACCTCCACCGCCTCCTTTTTCTTCATTTCGATCACAATCTCCTTGTTGGTCTACAGCTTCTTCAGTGAAAATGAAGGCTAAAGTTCTAAGTCATGCTCCATTGCATATTGAAGCATCCACTGGAAATTCAGGTTCTTCTTCAGGATCAAACCAAACTCCGGAAAATGACTTGTCACAATCACCTCTAAATCCTGTAGGACGAATTCCTCCCCCACCTTGTCCTCCTCCATTTGCAAAAGGAAGTAGCACTAATTCTTCAAAAGGCCCGCCTCCGCCACCGTGTTTGCCTTTCCAACACTTGGCAGTAGGCAAAGATGGAAGTCCACTCCCAAAATTGAAACCACTTCACTGGGACAAAGTAAGAGCTGCATCAGACCGCAAGACTGTTTGGGACAAGCTGAGACCAAGCTCGTTCGA ATTTGATGAGGAAATGATTGAGTCACTATTTGGTTACAATCTGCACAATTCAATGAAGACCGATGAAGGGAAAAGCAAAACTCCATCTCCAAGCAAGCATGTTCTTGATCCTAAAAGACTACAGAACATAAGCATACTATCCAAAGCTTTGGGTGTGGCTGTTGAACAAGTTTGTGAAGCACTAATAAAAG GAAATGGTTTGTGTTTGCCACAACTGGAGGCTCTTGCTAAAATGGTACCTACTAAAGAAGAAGAGGACAAACTCTCAAGTTATAAAGGAGATATCAATGAACTAGGGTCAGCTGAGAAGTTTGTAATGGCAATGCTTAAGGTTCCATTTGCATTCTTGAGAATTGAAGCCATGCTTTATCGCGAAACATTTGATGATGATGTTCATCTTCTCAAAAAGTCATTCTCTATGCTAGAG GAAGCCTGCAAGGAACTCAGATCAAGCCGACTGTTCTTAAAATTGCTAGAAGCAGTGTTGAAAACTGGAAATAGGATGAACATTGGGACGATAAGAGGAGGAGCCAGAGCATTCAAACTTGATGCATTACTTAAACTATCCGATGTGAAAGGAACTGATGGAAAAACCACACTACTTCATTTTGTCGTTCAAGAAATCATTCGATCAGAAGGCTTGAAAGTATCCCAAAGCATAATGGGAAAGATAGACCAGAAACGCAAGAGTAAAACAATCCAAGACAGAGAGGAAGACTACAAAAGGATGGGTCTTGATCTTGTTTCTGGTCTAGGCACTGAGCTATGCAATGTCAAGAAAACAGCCACAATGGACTTGGATGTAATAGCAAGTTCAGTCTCAAATCTATCAGAAGGAATGAACAAGATAAAAGCACTAGTAACAAATGACTTGCCTGCAGTTGAAAAGAATGGTGGTAATTTTGTGCACTCAATGACAGCATTCTTGAATTATGCAGAAAGGAAACTAAGGGAATTGCAGGAAGACGAGAATCGAGTTCTATTACGTGTTAGAGAAGTCACAGAATACTTCCATGGAAATGTGAGCAAAGAAGAATCCAACCCTCTTCGGATTTTTGTGATTGTGAGAGATTTCTTGGGCATGTTAGATCATGTATGCAAAGAGCTTAGAAGCTCGAAAACTCCCAATAGTCCTAACCCTTTAGCTCCATTTCGATAG